In one window of Rhodanobacter sp. FDAARGOS 1247 DNA:
- a CDS encoding metalloregulator ArsR/SmtB family transcription factor, whose translation MAVDRIFEALASRPRREILAYLSAQELSAGEIASRFAMSAPAISRHLSVLEAAGLVASERRGQFVVYTLNKDSLVNTLTGFAFEICPSAGPLKRESRKLATKKQGG comes from the coding sequence ATGGCCGTGGACCGTATCTTCGAGGCGCTCGCCTCCCGCCCCAGGCGGGAGATCCTGGCCTATCTGTCAGCACAGGAACTGAGCGCCGGTGAAATTGCCAGCCGCTTCGCGATGAGCGCGCCGGCCATCTCGCGGCACCTCTCGGTGCTGGAGGCCGCCGGACTGGTCGCCAGCGAACGCCGCGGCCAGTTCGTCGTCTACACGCTCAACAAGGACAGCCTGGTGAACACCCTCACCGGTTTCGCCTTCGAGATCTGCCCCTCGGCCGGCCCGCTGAAGCGAGAGTCGCGCAAGCTGGCGACGAAGAAGCAGGGCGGCTGA
- the dbpA gene encoding ATP-dependent RNA helicase DbpA, with product MTAFSTLPLKPALLASVETLGYAEMTPVQAQSLPPMLEGRDVIAQAQTGSGKTAAFGLSLLQSIDADVIRLQALVLCPTRELADQVSKAIRKLAANIPNVKLLTLCGGMPLGPQLASLTHDPHIVVGTPGRVQEHLKRQSLHGGGIKVLVLDEADRMLDMGFSEAIDDIIGRIAKHHQTLLFSATYPDEIRAVSERVQHDPVVVTVDAPADKQPAIEQRFHEVEPAQKLDALAQLLGGERSEQALVFCNMRRDVDAVAQELDRRGFSALALHGDMEQRDRDEVLVRFANHSCAVLVATDVAARGLDIVALPLVVSHDIAHDPETHTHRIGRTGRAGQAGLAITLCTPRERPKAANIEELTGVPLPWRPLKITPPRGKTLHLAPMKTLVIDAGRQDKLRPGDILGALTGDAGLDAKDIGKIDVFATRAYVAITRALANKALERLRAGKIKGRNFRVRPLG from the coding sequence ATGACCGCCTTCAGCACGCTCCCGCTCAAACCCGCCCTGCTCGCTAGCGTTGAAACCCTCGGCTATGCCGAAATGACCCCGGTACAGGCACAAAGCCTGCCGCCGATGCTGGAGGGCCGCGACGTGATCGCGCAGGCACAGACCGGCAGCGGCAAGACCGCGGCGTTCGGCTTGAGCCTGCTGCAGTCGATCGACGCGGACGTCATCCGGCTGCAGGCGCTGGTGCTGTGCCCCACCCGCGAGCTGGCGGACCAGGTCAGCAAGGCGATCCGCAAGCTGGCCGCGAACATTCCCAACGTGAAGCTGCTGACCCTGTGCGGCGGCATGCCGCTGGGCCCGCAACTGGCTTCGCTCACGCACGACCCGCACATCGTGGTGGGCACGCCTGGCCGCGTGCAGGAACACCTGAAGCGGCAAAGCCTGCATGGCGGCGGGATCAAGGTGCTGGTGCTGGACGAGGCCGACCGCATGCTCGACATGGGCTTTTCCGAAGCCATCGACGACATCATCGGACGCATCGCGAAACATCATCAGACCTTGCTGTTCTCGGCCACGTATCCGGACGAGATCCGCGCAGTCAGCGAACGCGTGCAGCATGATCCGGTGGTGGTGACGGTGGATGCACCGGCTGACAAGCAGCCGGCGATCGAGCAGCGCTTCCACGAAGTGGAACCGGCGCAGAAACTGGACGCGCTGGCGCAACTTCTGGGCGGCGAGCGCAGCGAGCAGGCGCTGGTGTTCTGCAACATGCGCCGCGACGTGGATGCGGTGGCGCAGGAGCTCGACCGCCGCGGTTTCTCCGCGCTGGCCCTGCACGGCGACATGGAGCAGCGCGACCGCGACGAGGTGCTGGTGCGCTTCGCCAACCACAGCTGCGCGGTGCTGGTGGCCACCGACGTGGCGGCGCGCGGGCTGGACATCGTGGCGCTGCCGCTGGTGGTCAGCCATGACATCGCGCACGACCCGGAAACCCACACCCACCGCATCGGCCGCACCGGCCGCGCCGGCCAGGCCGGCCTGGCGATCACGCTGTGCACGCCGCGCGAGCGGCCGAAGGCGGCGAACATCGAGGAATTGACCGGCGTGCCGCTGCCATGGCGGCCGCTGAAGATCACGCCGCCGCGGGGCAAGACCCTGCACCTGGCGCCGATGAAGACCCTGGTGATCGACGCCGGTCGCCAGGACAAGCTGCGCCCCGGCGACATCCTGGGCGCGCTCACCGGCGACGCCGGGCTGGACGCGAAGGACATCGGCAAGATCGACGTGTTCGCCACCCGCGCCTACGTGGCGATCACCCGTGCCCTGGCCAACAAGGCGCTGGAACGGTTGCGCGCGGGCAAGATCAAGGGCCGCAATTTCCGCGTGCGGCCGTTAGGCTGA
- a CDS encoding mechanosensitive ion channel family protein: MQQLQDLLDLSWMQTTLGVLALLALAWLAGQLLRRLLRRLIGGIARRTATGWDDALLGYGTFRWLARALPALIIQYGIVLVPGVPQRVEALLGKAMTALVVLCVVMAVSAVLSACESMYQRTPRGQQRPIKGLLQLVKIGLFIVAGLVIIAAVTGKQVGLLLSGVGAMSAVLMLIFKDTILGFVAGVQLSSNDMLRVGDWIEMPQLNADGDVIDIALHTVKVRNWDKTITTIPSWRLISDSYKNWRGMQEIGGRRIKRALHLDAASVRFLDQREIRRLSRLQLLAEYLPSRERDVEQWNEALGDAAGLPANRRRLTNLGTFRAYVQAYLDGHPQIHHRLSCMVRQLASGPQGVPLELYCFTATVDWAEYEGIQADIFDHLFALLPEFGLALYQQPSGQDVRSALALRGETPAKSTVDQRAIQLDEA, encoded by the coding sequence ATGCAACAACTGCAAGACCTGCTTGACCTCTCCTGGATGCAGACCACGCTGGGCGTGCTGGCGCTGCTGGCGCTGGCCTGGCTGGCTGGCCAACTGTTGCGTCGCCTGCTGCGACGGCTGATCGGCGGCATCGCGCGACGTACCGCCACCGGCTGGGACGATGCGCTGCTCGGTTACGGCACGTTCCGCTGGCTGGCGCGCGCGCTGCCGGCGCTGATCATCCAGTACGGCATCGTGCTGGTCCCCGGCGTGCCGCAGCGGGTCGAAGCGCTGCTGGGCAAGGCGATGACGGCGCTGGTGGTGTTGTGCGTGGTGATGGCGGTCAGCGCCGTGCTGTCGGCCTGCGAGTCCATGTACCAGCGGACCCCGCGAGGCCAGCAGCGCCCGATCAAGGGCTTGCTGCAACTGGTCAAGATCGGCCTGTTCATCGTTGCCGGCCTGGTCATCATCGCCGCCGTCACCGGCAAGCAGGTCGGCCTGCTGCTGTCGGGCGTGGGCGCGATGTCCGCGGTGCTGATGCTGATTTTCAAGGACACCATCCTCGGTTTCGTGGCAGGCGTGCAGCTGTCCTCGAACGACATGCTGCGCGTGGGCGACTGGATCGAGATGCCGCAGTTGAACGCCGATGGCGACGTGATCGATATTGCGCTGCACACGGTCAAGGTGCGCAACTGGGACAAGACGATCACCACCATCCCCAGTTGGCGGCTGATCTCCGATTCGTACAAGAACTGGCGCGGCATGCAGGAAATCGGCGGGCGGCGCATCAAGCGTGCGCTGCACCTGGATGCCGCCAGCGTGCGTTTCCTCGATCAGCGGGAAATCCGTCGACTGTCGCGGCTGCAGCTGCTGGCCGAGTACCTGCCGTCGAGGGAGCGCGACGTGGAGCAGTGGAACGAGGCGCTGGGCGATGCGGCCGGGCTGCCGGCGAATCGGCGGCGGCTGACCAACCTGGGCACGTTCCGCGCCTACGTGCAGGCTTACCTGGATGGCCATCCGCAGATCCACCACCGGCTGAGCTGCATGGTGCGCCAGCTGGCCAGCGGTCCGCAGGGCGTTCCGCTGGAGCTGTACTGCTTCACCGCCACGGTGGATTGGGCCGAGTACGAAGGCATCCAGGCGGACATCTTCGACCACCTGTTCGCGCTGCTGCCGGAGTTCGGGCTGGCGCTCTACCAGCAGCCTTCCGGCCAGGACGTGCGTTCTGCGCTGGCGCTGCGTGGCGAAACCCCGGCAAAATCGACGGTCGATCAGCGGGCGATCCAACTTGACGAGGCGTGA
- a CDS encoding DUF2867 domain-containing protein: protein MQIERVASFPGTRIASPSGGLPVEVSLIAQLGHGTGDQLFAQALARQRAHAEFIDELDEPSARLGACDLSKGDATALYSFTVGAKGHPFHRHAGHRVFTAISGSGGAQLRFSTASPAELERDPHNFIHALRHINIPPDCLFTVRFGGDTWHQFAPLAGNALHPAFFALSCHTNELGGDLPPELRAQVLANAASIPALTVLLPAAVSDLLRELPADRLHVPTTHLSLDAAPGSLRGLLCRSVRCAAGLVRGAWAACRPAGGFLSRIGGRLTLIELDRLPAGSMLAEQLTDRSSHHQDMLQLTLEDTDAAGATRLLSRLLDGFLHHPPRGVSRMMALRNLLVKPIGLRTSPLGCPVSSLLSPRRDRLFDQRHPVLDQRVDSDDRRAQVILGADDKHLVFRSCIGVQRLDGQRVIITMGTRVYCKNLFGRLYVAVIQPFHRAYVAPSMLRMAAEHAFPLDAATVDPQREWLPLGGAAG, encoded by the coding sequence ATGCAGATCGAACGCGTCGCGTCCTTTCCCGGCACACGCATAGCTTCGCCCTCCGGCGGCCTGCCGGTGGAGGTTTCGCTGATCGCCCAGCTCGGCCACGGCACCGGCGACCAGCTGTTTGCCCAGGCGCTGGCGCGCCAGCGGGCGCATGCCGAGTTCATCGACGAATTGGATGAACCGTCGGCGCGCCTGGGCGCCTGCGATCTCTCGAAAGGCGACGCCACCGCGCTGTACTCGTTTACCGTTGGCGCGAAGGGCCACCCGTTCCATCGCCACGCCGGCCATCGGGTATTCACTGCGATTTCCGGCAGCGGCGGCGCGCAGTTGCGCTTTTCCACCGCCAGCCCGGCCGAGCTCGAGCGGGACCCGCATAACTTCATTCATGCCTTGCGGCACATCAACATTCCGCCGGACTGCCTGTTCACCGTGCGCTTTGGCGGGGATACCTGGCACCAGTTCGCGCCGCTGGCCGGCAACGCGCTGCATCCCGCGTTCTTTGCGCTGTCGTGCCACACCAACGAACTTGGCGGGGACTTGCCACCCGAACTGCGCGCCCAGGTATTGGCCAATGCGGCGAGCATTCCCGCGCTCACGGTGCTGCTGCCGGCGGCGGTCAGCGACCTGCTGCGCGAACTGCCCGCCGACCGCTTGCACGTGCCCACCACGCACCTGTCGCTGGATGCCGCGCCCGGTTCGCTGCGCGGTCTCCTTTGTCGATCCGTGCGATGCGCGGCCGGCCTGGTCCGCGGCGCATGGGCGGCGTGTCGGCCTGCCGGCGGGTTCCTGAGCAGGATCGGTGGCCGGCTGACGCTGATCGAACTGGATCGGCTGCCGGCCGGCTCGATGCTCGCCGAGCAATTGACCGACCGGTCGTCCCATCACCAGGACATGCTCCAGCTCACGCTGGAAGACACCGATGCGGCCGGGGCAACGCGCTTGCTGAGCCGCCTGCTGGACGGCTTCCTGCACCATCCGCCGCGCGGGGTTTCGCGGATGATGGCGCTGCGCAACCTGCTGGTGAAGCCGATCGGCCTGCGCACCTCGCCGCTGGGTTGCCCGGTGTCCTCGTTGCTGTCGCCGCGACGCGATCGTCTGTTTGACCAGCGCCATCCGGTGCTTGACCAGCGCGTCGACAGCGACGACCGGCGGGCGCAGGTAATTCTCGGCGCGGACGACAAGCACCTGGTCTTCCGCTCCTGCATTGGCGTGCAGCGACTTGACGGCCAACGGGTGATCATCACCATGGGCACCCGCGTGTATTGCAAGAACCTGTTTGGCCGTCTCTACGTGGCGGTGATCCAGCCTTTCCATCGCGCCTATGTCGCTCCGAGCATGTTGCGCATGGCCGCCGAGCATGCGTTCCCGCTGGACGCGGCGACCGTCGACCCGCAACGCGAATGGCTGCCGCTGGGCGGCGCCGCCGGCTGA
- the folB gene encoding dihydroneopterin aldolase, whose protein sequence is MDIVFIEDLRIDAVIGIYDWERRVRQTLAFDIEMAFDNTLPAASDDIALTLNYKDVSKRLIDYVGASSFGLVETLAERCAAIIREEFGVSWVRLKLSKPGAVRGAKSVGVRIERGVRPQ, encoded by the coding sequence ATGGACATCGTTTTCATCGAAGACCTGCGCATCGATGCCGTCATCGGCATCTACGACTGGGAGCGCCGCGTGCGGCAGACGCTGGCGTTCGATATCGAGATGGCGTTCGACAACACGCTGCCGGCGGCCAGCGACGACATCGCGCTGACGCTGAACTACAAGGACGTGTCCAAGCGCCTGATCGACTATGTGGGCGCGTCGAGTTTCGGCCTGGTCGAGACCCTGGCCGAGCGCTGCGCAGCGATCATCCGCGAGGAATTCGGGGTGAGCTGGGTGCGGCTGAAGTTGTCCAAGCCCGGCGCGGTGCGCGGCGCGAAGTCGGTGGGCGTGCGCATTGAACGAGGCGTGCGGCCGCAGTAG
- a CDS encoding DUF6159 family protein — MAGKFARSWALMKASATVLRSDKSLLVFPLLSGLCTLLVAASFLVPVGMMVIGGAHAGEDFHERMSVGSYLLMFVFYLVQYFVIIFFQTALTGVALMHLRGEPTSVGAGLALARSKLPQIFGYALIAATVGLLLRMIQERLGLIGRLVIGFIGLAWTVATFLVVPVLASKDVGPVDAVKESVELLKRSWGENIIGNGGIGVVFGLLMFLAVLVGAVLIGGAVAMQSVVAIVLAAVIVVVGFVLLALIQSSLQGIYSAALYRYAEAGEASVGFDQALLQQAFAPKKK; from the coding sequence ATGGCCGGAAAGTTTGCCCGCAGCTGGGCGTTGATGAAGGCGAGCGCCACGGTGTTGCGCTCGGACAAGTCGTTGCTGGTGTTTCCGCTGCTGTCGGGTCTGTGCACCTTGCTGGTGGCGGCCAGCTTCCTGGTGCCGGTGGGCATGATGGTGATCGGCGGCGCGCACGCCGGCGAGGACTTCCACGAACGCATGTCGGTGGGCAGCTACCTGCTGATGTTCGTGTTCTACCTGGTGCAGTACTTCGTGATCATCTTCTTCCAGACCGCCCTGACCGGCGTGGCGCTGATGCATCTGCGCGGCGAACCGACCAGCGTGGGCGCGGGCCTGGCGCTGGCGCGCTCGAAGCTGCCGCAGATCTTCGGCTATGCGCTGATCGCCGCCACGGTGGGCCTGCTGCTGCGGATGATCCAGGAAAGGCTGGGCCTGATCGGTCGGCTGGTGATCGGCTTCATCGGTCTGGCGTGGACCGTGGCCACTTTCCTGGTGGTGCCGGTGCTGGCCAGCAAGGATGTCGGCCCGGTCGACGCGGTGAAGGAAAGCGTCGAGCTGCTCAAGCGCAGCTGGGGCGAAAACATCATCGGCAATGGCGGCATCGGCGTCGTGTTCGGCCTGCTGATGTTCCTGGCGGTGCTGGTCGGCGCCGTGCTGATCGGTGGCGCGGTGGCGATGCAGTCGGTCGTCGCGATCGTGCTGGCGGCGGTGATCGTGGTGGTGGGTTTCGTCCTGCTGGCCCTGATCCAGTCCTCGCTGCAAGGCATTTATTCGGCCGCGCTGTATCGCTACGCCGAAGCTGGCGAGGCCAGCGTGGGCTTCGACCAGGCCTTGCTGCAGCAGGCGTTCGCGCCGAAGAAGAAGTAG
- the folK gene encoding 2-amino-4-hydroxy-6-hydroxymethyldihydropteridine diphosphokinase: MARVYLSLGSNLEPRRHLRAALAELRERFGELVVSPAYRSASVGFDGAAFVNLAVGLDTELEPEALNDWLHALEDRHGRRRDVPRYSDRTLDVDIVFYDDRVLDGPGHLQIPRNELQHAFVLRPIADIAPGFRHPLGGRSMAELWAAFPAGSEPLQAESLAD; the protein is encoded by the coding sequence GTGGCGCGTGTCTACCTGAGCCTGGGTTCCAACCTGGAACCGCGTCGCCACCTGCGCGCGGCGCTGGCGGAATTGCGCGAGCGCTTCGGCGAGCTGGTCGTGTCGCCGGCGTATCGCAGCGCCTCGGTGGGCTTCGACGGCGCCGCCTTCGTGAACCTGGCGGTGGGGCTGGACACCGAGCTGGAACCTGAGGCGTTGAACGACTGGCTGCACGCGCTGGAGGATCGCCACGGCCGCCGCCGTGACGTGCCGCGTTACTCCGATCGCACGCTGGATGTCGACATCGTGTTCTACGACGACCGGGTGCTGGACGGTCCCGGCCATCTGCAGATTCCCCGCAACGAGCTGCAGCATGCGTTCGTGTTGCGGCCGATCGCCGATATCGCACCGGGCTTTCGCCATCCGCTCGGCGGCCGGAGCATGGCCGAGCTGTGGGCGGCCTTTCCCGCGGGGAGCGAACCGCTGCAGGCCGAATCGCTGGCGGATTGA
- a CDS encoding TIGR03862 family flavoprotein has product MAAEAACAAGATVDLYDAKGSVGRKFLLAGKGGLNLTHVEPRARFVERYGARRDELARWLEVFDADALRAWASELGVETFVGSSGRVFPHDLKAAPLLRGWLRRLREAGVNFHMHHRWLGWQAHDALHFTTPQGQRVVPADAVILALGGASWPQLGSDGAWLAPLQQAGIDIAPLQPANCGFEIPWSEHLFSRFAGAPLKPVVAHWVDRQGVAHSRQGEFVFSEYGIEGSLVYAIGAELREQIREHGEALLTLDLVPGYTAAVLAERLAAPRGKHSIGDWLRRRAGLDAAKSALVFELLDKPTLADPPALAARLKALPLRLRAPRPVAEAISTAGGVRLEALDDTLMLRDRPGVFCAGEMLDWEAPTGGYLLTACFASGLLAGRGAAAWLRR; this is encoded by the coding sequence ATGGCGGCCGAGGCGGCGTGTGCCGCCGGTGCAACGGTCGACCTGTACGACGCGAAAGGCTCGGTCGGTCGAAAATTCCTGCTGGCCGGCAAGGGCGGCCTCAACCTGACCCACGTCGAACCCCGCGCCCGTTTCGTCGAACGCTACGGCGCGCGCCGCGACGAGCTGGCGCGCTGGCTGGAGGTTTTCGACGCCGACGCGCTGCGTGCGTGGGCCAGCGAGTTGGGCGTGGAGACCTTCGTGGGCAGCTCGGGCCGCGTGTTCCCGCATGACCTGAAGGCCGCACCGCTGTTGCGCGGCTGGTTGCGACGGCTGCGCGAAGCCGGAGTGAACTTCCACATGCACCATCGCTGGCTGGGCTGGCAGGCGCACGATGCCCTGCATTTCACCACGCCGCAGGGGCAGCGCGTGGTGCCGGCCGATGCGGTGATCCTGGCACTCGGCGGCGCAAGTTGGCCGCAGCTGGGTTCCGACGGCGCCTGGCTGGCGCCGCTGCAGCAGGCGGGCATCGACATCGCGCCCCTGCAACCCGCGAACTGCGGTTTCGAGATTCCATGGAGCGAACACCTGTTCAGCCGCTTCGCCGGCGCGCCGTTGAAGCCGGTGGTGGCGCACTGGGTCGATCGACAGGGCGTCGCGCATTCGCGGCAGGGCGAATTCGTGTTCAGCGAGTACGGCATCGAGGGCAGCCTGGTCTATGCGATCGGCGCCGAGTTGCGCGAGCAGATCCGCGAACACGGCGAGGCCCTGCTGACGCTGGACCTGGTGCCCGGCTACACCGCGGCGGTGCTGGCCGAACGTCTCGCCGCGCCGCGCGGCAAGCACAGCATCGGCGACTGGCTGCGCCGTCGCGCCGGACTGGACGCGGCCAAAAGCGCGCTGGTGTTCGAGTTGCTGGACAAGCCCACGCTGGCCGATCCGCCGGCGCTGGCGGCGCGGCTCAAGGCCTTGCCGCTGCGCCTGCGTGCACCGCGTCCGGTGGCCGAGGCGATCAGCACCGCCGGCGGCGTGCGGCTGGAAGCACTGGATGACACGCTGATGCTGCGCGATCGCCCCGGCGTGTTCTGTGCCGGCGAGATGCTGGACTGGGAAGCGCCCACCGGCGGCTATCTGCTCACCGCCTGCTTCGCCAGCGGCCTGCTGGCCGGGCGCGGCGCGGCGGCGTGGCTGCGGCGTTAG
- a CDS encoding pteridine reductase: MSPSDDRPGAGRPGADRPVALITGAGRRVGAVIARTLHAAGYDVALHYRHSAADARALADELEAQRSGSTLLLQAELAELSTLPGMIDQLLERYGRLDALVNNASAFFSTPAGTATAEQWNALFASNAQAPFFLSQAAIPALRASGGAIVNMIDIYAERPLAGHPLYCMAKAALAAMTRSLALDLGPDIRVNGVAPGAVLWPGDGKAYDDQQAMLARTPLQRSGSPDDVASAVLWLLRDAPFVTGQIIRVDGGRTLAV; the protein is encoded by the coding sequence ATGTCACCTTCCGATGATCGACCCGGTGCTGGTCGACCCGGCGCGGATCGACCCGTCGCGCTGATCACCGGCGCCGGCCGTCGGGTCGGCGCGGTGATCGCGCGGACACTGCATGCAGCCGGCTACGACGTGGCGCTGCACTATCGTCACTCGGCCGCCGACGCGCGCGCGCTGGCCGACGAGCTCGAAGCGCAACGCAGCGGCAGCACCCTGCTGCTGCAGGCCGAACTCGCCGAGCTGTCGACGTTGCCCGGCATGATCGATCAGTTGCTCGAGCGCTATGGCCGTCTGGATGCGCTGGTCAACAACGCGTCGGCGTTTTTTTCCACGCCCGCGGGCACGGCCACCGCCGAACAGTGGAACGCGCTGTTCGCCTCCAACGCGCAGGCGCCGTTCTTCCTCAGCCAGGCCGCCATCCCCGCGCTGCGCGCATCGGGCGGCGCCATCGTCAACATGATCGACATCTACGCCGAGCGTCCGCTGGCCGGGCATCCGCTGTACTGCATGGCCAAGGCTGCGCTGGCCGCGATGACCCGCTCGCTGGCGCTGGATCTGGGCCCCGATATCCGGGTCAACGGCGTCGCCCCCGGCGCCGTGCTGTGGCCCGGCGACGGCAAGGCCTACGACGACCAGCAGGCAATGCTGGCACGCACGCCGCTGCAACGCTCCGGCTCACCGGACGACGTGGCCAGCGCGGTGCTGTGGCTGCTGCGCGACGCACCGTTCGTGACCGGACAGATCATCCGGGTGGATGGAGGAAGGACGTTGGCGGTGTGA
- a CDS encoding glutaminyl-peptide cyclotransferase produces MPRWFHRTLALLLFASIAPAWAAIPVYGYKVVHAWPHDTAAYTEGLFYKDGHLYESTGQVGESTVRKVELETGEVLQRHRLPRQYFGEGIVDWKDRMVQLTWQSQTGFVYDLASLAPRKTFSYPGEGWALTRDDRQLYMSDGTAELRVLDPETLAEVRRIQVTADGVPVTHLNELEWVDGEIYANVWLTDRIARIDPASGHVVGWIDLSGLFDISQLPNPVDDVLNGIAWDAARKRLFVTGKCWPQLFEIRLVRRAGQ; encoded by the coding sequence ATGCCACGCTGGTTCCACCGCACGCTCGCCCTCCTGCTGTTCGCCTCGATCGCGCCCGCCTGGGCCGCGATACCGGTTTACGGTTACAAAGTGGTGCACGCCTGGCCGCACGATACGGCCGCCTACACCGAAGGCCTGTTCTACAAGGACGGCCATCTGTACGAGAGCACCGGCCAGGTCGGCGAGTCGACCGTGCGCAAGGTGGAGCTGGAGACCGGCGAAGTGCTGCAGCGCCATCGCCTGCCCCGCCAGTATTTCGGCGAAGGCATCGTCGACTGGAAGGACCGCATGGTGCAGCTCACCTGGCAAAGCCAGACCGGCTTCGTCTACGACCTGGCTAGCCTCGCCCCGCGGAAGACCTTCAGCTACCCCGGCGAAGGCTGGGCGCTGACCCGCGACGACCGCCAGCTGTACATGAGCGACGGCACGGCGGAGCTGCGCGTGCTGGACCCGGAAACGCTGGCCGAGGTTCGCCGCATCCAGGTCACCGCCGATGGCGTGCCGGTCACCCATCTCAATGAGCTGGAATGGGTCGACGGCGAGATCTACGCCAACGTGTGGCTGACCGACCGCATCGCCCGCATCGATCCGGCCAGCGGCCACGTGGTGGGCTGGATCGACCTGTCCGGCCTGTTCGACATCAGCCAGCTGCCGAACCCGGTCGACGACGTGCTCAACGGAATCGCCTGGGATGCGGCGCGCAAGCGCCTGTTCGTCACCGGCAAGTGCTGGCCGCAGCTGTTCGAGATCCGGCTGGTGCGGCGCGCCGGCCAGTGA